From a region of the Mycolicibacterium sp. MU0050 genome:
- the ripD gene encoding NlpC/P60 family peptidoglycan-binding protein RipD yields the protein MKRLCVLVLGVAVVLAGGLVAPGSAVARPAANQQAIDYVIARALAQRGVPYTYGGGDVSGPTLGAEPDVAGVEPDPLVSIFGTTPAVREPRPRVAGFDASGLIVYAFGGVGIKLPRSSGEQYKVGRKIPPSLALPGDLIFYGPEGTQSVALFLGNGQMLEATTPAVAVSPVRTNNMAPYLSRIIE from the coding sequence ATGAAACGCCTCTGTGTCCTCGTTCTAGGTGTGGCCGTGGTGCTCGCCGGGGGACTGGTGGCGCCCGGATCGGCCGTCGCCCGGCCGGCGGCCAACCAGCAAGCGATCGACTACGTGATCGCGCGCGCACTGGCGCAGCGGGGCGTTCCCTACACCTACGGCGGCGGGGACGTGTCCGGCCCGACGCTCGGCGCCGAACCGGACGTGGCCGGTGTCGAACCCGACCCGCTGGTCAGCATTTTCGGGACCACCCCGGCGGTGCGGGAACCCCGCCCGCGGGTCGCCGGATTCGACGCGTCCGGGCTGATCGTCTACGCCTTCGGCGGAGTCGGGATCAAACTGCCCCGGTCGTCCGGCGAGCAGTACAAGGTCGGTCGCAAGATCCCGCCGTCGCTGGCCCTGCCGGGCGACCTGATCTTCTACGGGCCCGAGGGCACCCAGAGTGTGGCGTTGTTCCTCGGCAACGGGCAGATGCTGGAGGCCACCACCCCCGCGGTCGCGGTGTCGCCGGTGCGGACCAACAACATGGCGCCCTACCTGTCGCGCATCATCGAGTGA
- a CDS encoding SRPBCC family protein: protein MTNLEMSESISIDATPEQIYALVSDVTRTGEWSPICRSCWWDEGAGPQVGAWFTGRNETPEQTWETRSQVVAATDGREFAWEVNNGWVYWGYTLEPENGGTRLTESWKLLPAGVAGFHEVFGDTAEDEIEKRRLAAESGIPATLTAIKAILEKG from the coding sequence ATGACGAATCTTGAGATGTCCGAGTCCATTTCGATCGACGCCACCCCGGAGCAGATTTATGCGCTGGTCTCCGATGTCACCCGGACCGGGGAGTGGAGCCCCATCTGTCGGAGCTGCTGGTGGGACGAGGGCGCGGGCCCGCAGGTCGGCGCCTGGTTCACCGGCCGCAACGAAACGCCGGAACAGACCTGGGAAACCCGCAGCCAGGTCGTCGCCGCCACCGATGGCCGCGAATTCGCCTGGGAGGTCAACAACGGCTGGGTGTACTGGGGCTACACGCTGGAACCGGAAAACGGCGGCACCCGCCTGACCGAGTCGTGGAAGCTGCTGCCCGCCGGTGTGGCCGGATTCCACGAGGTCTTCGGCGACACGGCCGAGGACGAGATCGAGAAGCGGCGCCTGGCGGCCGAGTCCGGGATCCCCGCGACCCTGACCGCCATCAAGGCGATCCTCGAGAAGGGCTGA
- a CDS encoding DUF1707 domain-containing protein, with protein MDPRDLRVGDADREHVAALLQRAVGEGMLTLDEFSDRMDTAMAARTRGELGAVIADLPGMHLPGTQLPMPSGAGLAPTSAPLPLHATMSTIRRTGDWQVPEVVTIKSRLSDVALDFSAADIRTPVVTIEVDDILGSIDIVVPEDFTADLSALRCTASTANAKVRGGPPVGRVHLVVRGKLRFSTLNVKHPFGTRVRKWWGS; from the coding sequence GTGGATCCACGGGACTTACGCGTAGGGGATGCCGACCGCGAGCACGTGGCAGCCCTGCTGCAGCGGGCGGTGGGCGAGGGCATGCTCACGCTGGACGAATTCAGTGACCGGATGGACACCGCGATGGCGGCCAGAACCCGCGGCGAACTCGGTGCCGTCATCGCCGACCTTCCGGGAATGCACCTGCCCGGGACGCAGTTGCCGATGCCCTCGGGCGCGGGACTCGCGCCGACGTCGGCGCCGCTGCCACTGCACGCCACCATGTCCACGATCCGGCGCACCGGGGATTGGCAGGTGCCCGAGGTGGTGACGATCAAGAGCCGACTCTCCGACGTCGCCCTGGATTTCAGCGCCGCCGACATCCGCACGCCCGTTGTGACGATCGAGGTCGACGACATCCTCGGCAGCATCGACATCGTGGTGCCCGAGGACTTCACCGCCGATCTCAGCGCGTTGCGGTGCACGGCGAGCACCGCGAACGCGAAGGTTCGCGGGGGCCCGCCGGTGGGCCGGGTCCATCTGGTGGTGCGGGGGAAGTTGCGGTTCAGCACGCTGAACGTCAAGCACCCGTTCGGTACCCGGGTGCGCAAGTGGTGGGGGAGCTGA
- a CDS encoding helix-turn-helix domain-containing protein: protein MAQRRPVEDGIAESTLSLLRSGGPRAVTVEAVATHSGIAKTTIYRRHRDRREMLAAAMSRLAALTPPDLQADAPERLRWFIRHAVEAVEDGIGVGGFASLLTEEDPEFSALFRKVLVDQRAKLAAVIDASKADGSMRADIDTETLIDAVVGTHIAERARTAGPGQDWQQRLFDLFWPTVRA, encoded by the coding sequence ATGGCGCAGCGACGGCCCGTCGAGGACGGCATCGCAGAATCGACCCTGTCGCTGCTGCGCAGCGGCGGTCCGCGCGCCGTGACCGTCGAGGCGGTCGCCACCCATTCGGGCATCGCGAAGACGACGATCTACCGCCGCCACCGGGATCGCCGCGAGATGCTGGCGGCCGCCATGTCCCGGCTGGCCGCGCTGACCCCGCCCGACCTGCAGGCCGACGCGCCCGAGCGACTGCGCTGGTTCATCCGGCACGCCGTCGAGGCGGTCGAAGACGGGATCGGCGTCGGCGGCTTCGCCTCGCTGCTCACCGAGGAAGACCCGGAGTTCAGCGCGCTGTTCCGCAAGGTGCTCGTCGATCAACGGGCCAAGCTGGCGGCGGTCATCGACGCGAGCAAGGCCGACGGTTCGATGCGCGCCGACATCGACACCGAGACCCTCATCGACGCCGTGGTCGGAACGCACATCGCCGAACGGGCCCGCACGGCCGGCCCCGGGCAGGACTGGCAGCAACGCCTGTTCGACCTGTTCTGGCCCACTGTGCGCGCCTGA
- a CDS encoding MPT63 family protein yields the protein MKTSKIAITATSAALFAATGLFGAPLAGAAETADLGDQAELAVGNVVQGWTISDLKESTDVVSYPVRGTLWEATATSEALAGNVQPIVSNLNARTDSGETYRVLFQIASPQGISPAGLAQGQKSTGKVYFDVTGAAPDSVVYNDGQEDLLIWVQPAVEPAATGGTGAASVPAAPAGTAEGDAPAAVTEDEPESLTDDAPEALAEDAPEATGADPAATGRQGTPLPEDATAGEATPAPAAPAAATPAPEAPAATEAPAGTPHGPAAESATGSQGTPLPEQAPADDAVQGTPHGPAATPTPTAAPTA from the coding sequence GTGAAGACCAGCAAAATCGCCATCACCGCCACCTCGGCGGCCCTGTTCGCCGCCACCGGCCTGTTCGGTGCGCCCTTGGCCGGTGCCGCCGAAACCGCCGATCTCGGCGATCAGGCCGAACTCGCCGTCGGCAACGTCGTCCAGGGGTGGACGATCAGCGACCTGAAGGAGAGCACCGACGTGGTCTCCTATCCCGTGCGGGGCACGCTCTGGGAGGCCACCGCCACCAGCGAGGCCCTCGCCGGCAACGTCCAGCCGATCGTCTCCAACCTCAACGCCCGCACCGACTCCGGCGAGACCTACCGGGTGCTGTTCCAGATCGCCAGCCCGCAGGGCATCAGCCCCGCCGGCCTGGCGCAGGGCCAGAAGTCCACCGGAAAGGTGTACTTCGACGTCACGGGCGCCGCGCCGGACTCCGTGGTCTACAACGACGGACAGGAAGATCTGCTGATCTGGGTGCAGCCCGCCGTCGAGCCGGCCGCCACCGGCGGCACGGGCGCCGCCTCGGTTCCGGCCGCCCCGGCCGGAACCGCCGAGGGCGACGCCCCGGCCGCCGTCACCGAGGACGAGCCCGAGAGCCTGACCGACGACGCACCCGAGGCTCTGGCCGAGGACGCACCCGAAGCCACCGGCGCCGACCCGGCCGCCACCGGCCGCCAGGGCACCCCGCTGCCCGAGGACGCCACCGCCGGCGAGGCGACCCCGGCCCCGGCCGCGCCGGCCGCCGCCACCCCGGCACCGGAGGCTCCCGCCGCGACCGAGGCTCCCGCAGGCACCCCGCACGGTCCCGCCGCCGAGTCCGCCACCGGCAGCCAGGGCACCCCGCTGCCGGAGCAGGCGCCCGCGGACGATGCGGTGCAAGGCACGCCGCACGGCCCGGCCGCCACCCCGACGCCCACGGCCGCTCCGACGGCGTAG
- a CDS encoding enoyl-CoA hydratase/isomerase family protein produces MPLVTYQLDDHVATITLNRPEARNAINGALRQDLNAAWDRFRDDEDAWVGILTANGDVYCAGGDLKDGAGSVGTFGGTFWEKPTINSFESGMELFKPTIAAVHGPCIGYGLTGVLFCDFVIASTEASFCFPEVSIGVPTIVGAIRLPQRVGWANAMELLLTGKPISAERAYEMGLVWRLVEPADLQTEARTWAQTLTEAAPLAQRATKEVAWRTADMGWIESVRFGEVMRKVAGATEDVTEGITAWQEKRRPQWRGR; encoded by the coding sequence ATGCCCCTTGTCACGTATCAACTCGACGACCACGTCGCCACGATCACCCTGAACCGGCCCGAGGCGCGCAACGCGATCAACGGCGCACTGCGCCAAGACCTGAACGCGGCCTGGGACCGGTTCCGTGACGATGAGGACGCGTGGGTGGGCATCCTCACCGCCAACGGCGACGTCTACTGCGCCGGCGGCGACCTCAAGGACGGCGCCGGGTCGGTGGGCACCTTCGGCGGCACCTTCTGGGAGAAGCCGACCATCAACTCGTTCGAATCCGGCATGGAGTTGTTCAAGCCGACCATCGCCGCGGTGCACGGCCCGTGCATCGGCTATGGGCTGACCGGGGTGCTGTTCTGCGACTTCGTGATCGCGAGCACCGAGGCCAGCTTCTGCTTTCCGGAGGTCTCGATCGGAGTGCCCACCATCGTCGGCGCGATCCGCCTGCCGCAGCGCGTCGGCTGGGCCAACGCCATGGAACTCCTGCTCACCGGTAAACCGATCAGCGCCGAGCGCGCCTACGAGATGGGGCTGGTCTGGCGTCTCGTGGAACCCGCGGACCTGCAGACCGAGGCCCGGACTTGGGCCCAAACCCTCACCGAGGCCGCCCCGCTGGCGCAGCGCGCCACCAAGGAGGTCGCCTGGCGCACCGCCGACATGGGCTGGATCGAGTCGGTGCGCTTCGGCGAGGTGATGCGCAAGGTGGCCGGGGCAACCGAGGATGTCACAGAGGGCATCACGGCCTGGCAAGAGAAGCGTCGGCCGCAGTGGCGGGGACGATGA
- a CDS encoding threonine/serine ThrE exporter family protein translates to MAEDLSPGGARLRRGLQMALRGRRDPATGAGQRNRVAGGMGDVHTRKVLDLTIRLAEVMLSSGSGTADVVATAQDVAQAYQLTDCVVDITFNTIMVSAPPTADSPPLTIVRAVRTRATDYTRLADLDRLVRRITAGGVSVDEAHVAMDEVTTQPHPYPRWFASAGWAGFALGIAMLLGGGWLTCILAAITSAVIDQVGRWLLRAGAPLFFYHALGAAIATLVAVAAYRFADQGPTVMVATGIVVLLSGMTLVGSVQDALTGYMVTATARLGDALFLTAGIVVGIVAGLQIATLLGIRMQLHVDATESFVTPSQPAQILIAVLGASLAGACLTLAYYAPLRSVVTAAFAAGTAQLVLIALGNAQFGQVMATGVAAVGVGLLATLVSIRRQAPALVTATAGITPMLPGLAIFRAVFNFAVEENFDAGLAQLMAAAAVALAIGAGVVMGELLLSPLRYRAGRVGDFVRIDGPPGLRRAVGRVVHLRPSESAARRGLRRMKSRSVALEPETETVAADDGSESEGEAGDR, encoded by the coding sequence ATGGCGGAAGATCTTTCACCCGGTGGAGCGCGCCTTCGTCGGGGCCTGCAGATGGCCCTGCGGGGACGGCGTGATCCCGCCACCGGCGCGGGGCAGCGGAACAGGGTCGCCGGCGGAATGGGAGACGTTCACACCCGCAAGGTTCTCGACCTGACGATTCGGCTCGCCGAGGTCATGTTGTCGTCCGGTTCGGGTACGGCCGACGTGGTGGCGACGGCCCAGGACGTCGCCCAGGCCTACCAGCTCACCGACTGCGTCGTCGACATCACGTTCAACACGATCATGGTCTCGGCGCCGCCGACGGCGGACAGCCCGCCGCTGACCATCGTGCGGGCGGTGCGCACCCGGGCGACCGACTACACCCGTCTCGCGGACCTCGACCGGTTGGTCCGGCGGATCACCGCCGGCGGTGTCTCGGTCGACGAGGCGCACGTCGCCATGGACGAGGTGACCACGCAGCCGCATCCGTATCCGCGGTGGTTCGCCAGCGCCGGGTGGGCGGGATTCGCGCTCGGCATCGCGATGCTGCTCGGCGGCGGCTGGCTGACCTGCATCCTGGCCGCCATCACCTCCGCGGTCATCGACCAGGTGGGGCGGTGGCTGTTGCGCGCCGGGGCGCCGCTGTTCTTCTACCACGCGCTGGGGGCCGCGATCGCCACGCTGGTCGCGGTGGCGGCCTATCGTTTTGCCGACCAGGGGCCCACGGTCATGGTCGCGACCGGCATCGTGGTGCTGCTCTCCGGCATGACCCTCGTCGGCTCGGTGCAGGACGCGCTGACCGGGTACATGGTGACCGCGACGGCGCGGCTCGGCGACGCGCTGTTCCTGACCGCGGGCATCGTGGTCGGGATCGTCGCCGGCCTGCAGATCGCGACCCTGCTGGGTATCCGCATGCAGTTGCATGTCGACGCCACCGAATCGTTCGTCACCCCAAGCCAACCGGCGCAGATCCTGATCGCCGTGCTGGGCGCGTCGCTGGCCGGGGCCTGCCTGACGCTGGCGTATTACGCGCCGCTGCGTTCGGTGGTCACCGCCGCGTTCGCGGCCGGGACCGCCCAACTGGTGTTGATCGCCCTGGGCAACGCGCAGTTCGGCCAGGTGATGGCCACCGGTGTCGCCGCCGTCGGGGTGGGTCTGCTGGCCACCCTGGTCTCGATCCGTCGGCAGGCACCCGCCCTGGTCACGGCGACCGCGGGCATCACACCGATGCTGCCGGGTTTGGCGATCTTCCGGGCGGTCTTCAATTTCGCGGTGGAGGAGAACTTCGATGCCGGGCTGGCCCAGTTGATGGCCGCGGCGGCGGTGGCGCTGGCCATCGGCGCCGGGGTGGTCATGGGCGAGTTGCTGCTCTCGCCGCTGCGCTACCGCGCCGGGCGCGTCGGCGATTTCGTCCGCATCGACGGCCCGCCCGGTCTGCGCCGCGCCGTGGGCCGCGTGGTGCACCTGCGCCCGAGCGAGAGCGCCGCCCGGCGGGGTCTGCGCCGGATGAAGTCGCGCAGTGTCGCGTTGGAGCCCGAGACCGAAACCGTCGCCGCCGACGACGGATCCGAGTCGGAGGGCGAGGCGGGGGACCGGTAG
- a CDS encoding fatty acyl-AMP ligase, with the protein MTCDADQRQPGRSGLIQIEDCLDADGAIRLPPGTTLISLIERNIANVGDTVAYRYLDHTGPAGTHTVELTWSELGRRLRAVGATIQRVAKRGDRVAVLAPQGLDYVVGFFAAIKAGTIAVPLFAPELPGHAERLATALRDAQPSVVLTTTGGLGTVRDFLAAQHRSPHVIVIDQVPDTDGEAFEDVELDVEDVSHLQYTSGATRPPVGVEITHRAVGTNLVQMILSIDMLDRNTHGVSWLPLYHDMGLSMIGFPAVYGGHSTLMSPTAFIRRPERWIEALSDGSRTGRVVTAAPNFAYEWTAQRGVPTVGAGDIDLGNVVLIIGSEPVSMAAITAFDTAFAPFGLPSTAFKPSYGIAEATLFVSTIAPTAQASVVHLDREALGAGRAEPVAADTPAAVPQVACGQVARSQWAVIVDPATGAELPDGHIGEIWLQGNNIGRGYWGRPVDSRRTFSARLHTTRGAAGHAVGADVGGNWLRTGDLGFYLDDNLYVTGRIADLITVGGQQHYPHDIEATAADAATLVRRGYVAAFAVPADGAETDGQDVVIVAERAAGTARQDPQPALAAIEAAVQRRHGLRVAEVRLLPAGAIPRTTSGKLARRACREQYLDGTLGVH; encoded by the coding sequence GTGACGTGCGACGCCGATCAGCGGCAACCGGGTCGGTCGGGCCTGATCCAGATCGAGGACTGCCTGGACGCCGACGGCGCCATCCGGCTGCCACCCGGTACCACGCTGATCTCCCTCATCGAGCGCAACATCGCCAATGTCGGCGACACCGTCGCCTACCGCTACCTTGATCACACCGGTCCCGCCGGCACCCACACCGTGGAGCTGACCTGGTCGGAACTCGGGCGCCGGCTGCGCGCCGTCGGCGCGACCATCCAACGGGTGGCCAAGCGCGGCGACCGGGTCGCGGTGCTCGCGCCCCAAGGGCTCGACTACGTCGTGGGTTTCTTCGCGGCGATCAAGGCCGGCACCATCGCGGTCCCGCTGTTCGCACCGGAGCTGCCCGGCCACGCAGAGAGGCTGGCGACCGCGCTGCGCGACGCCCAACCCAGCGTCGTGCTGACCACCACGGGCGGGCTCGGCACCGTGCGGGACTTCCTCGCCGCGCAGCACCGATCGCCCCACGTCATCGTCATCGACCAGGTGCCCGACACCGACGGGGAAGCGTTCGAGGACGTCGAACTCGACGTCGAGGACGTCTCGCACCTGCAGTACACCTCGGGGGCGACCCGGCCCCCGGTCGGCGTGGAGATCACCCACCGCGCGGTCGGCACCAACCTGGTGCAGATGATCCTGTCGATCGACATGTTGGATCGAAACACGCACGGCGTCAGCTGGTTACCGCTATACCACGACATGGGGCTGTCGATGATCGGGTTCCCGGCGGTGTACGGCGGACACTCCACTCTGATGTCGCCGACGGCGTTCATCCGGCGCCCGGAGCGCTGGATCGAGGCGCTGTCGGACGGCTCCCGCACGGGACGGGTGGTGACCGCGGCGCCCAACTTCGCCTACGAGTGGACCGCGCAACGGGGCGTGCCCACCGTCGGTGCCGGCGACATCGACCTCGGTAACGTCGTGCTGATCATCGGTTCCGAGCCGGTGAGCATGGCCGCCATCACCGCGTTCGACACCGCCTTCGCTCCATTCGGGTTGCCGAGCACCGCCTTCAAGCCGTCGTACGGGATCGCCGAGGCCACCCTGTTCGTCTCGACCATCGCCCCGACGGCGCAGGCATCGGTGGTGCATCTGGACCGCGAGGCGCTGGGGGCCGGCCGCGCGGAGCCGGTCGCGGCGGACACTCCCGCGGCGGTGCCGCAGGTGGCGTGCGGTCAGGTGGCGCGCAGCCAGTGGGCCGTGATCGTCGATCCGGCGACCGGGGCGGAGCTGCCCGATGGGCATATCGGCGAAATCTGGTTGCAGGGCAACAACATCGGGCGGGGCTACTGGGGTCGCCCGGTGGATTCCCGGCGCACCTTCTCGGCGCGGCTGCACACCACTCGAGGCGCGGCCGGACACGCCGTCGGCGCCGACGTCGGCGGGAACTGGCTGCGCACCGGCGATCTGGGTTTCTACCTCGATGACAACCTGTACGTCACCGGTCGGATCGCGGACCTGATCACCGTGGGCGGACAGCAGCACTACCCGCACGACATCGAGGCCACCGCCGCCGACGCCGCGACGTTGGTCCGGCGCGGCTATGTCGCGGCATTCGCGGTGCCCGCCGACGGCGCGGAAACCGACGGGCAGGACGTGGTGATCGTCGCCGAACGCGCCGCGGGCACCGCACGGCAGGACCCGCAGCCCGCGCTGGCCGCCATCGAGGCCGCGGTGCAGCGCCGGCATGGGCTGCGCGTCGCCGAGGTGCGACTGCTGCCCGCCGGGGCCATCCCGCGGACCACCAGCGGCAAGCTGGCCCGTCGGGCTTGTCGGGAGCAGTACCTGGACGGCACCCTCGGCGTGCACTGA
- the tenA gene encoding thiaminase II, with the protein MTNQRAHERREAGSWTARLWAEIDRTQFAATLEHPFITGLTDGTLPSDVFAHYVAQDMHYLRAYSRALAIVSAKAARPADAAMFARHSAEVFDVELELHNTLLPQLGISIADIDAAVVTPTTQAYTSYLLATAYGGGFADGVAAVLPCYWIYAQVGTELLRRGSPEPRYQLWIDTYGGDEFAASVAEVLDLTDRLGATLTPADEATARAHFVATSRYEWMFFDAAYRLESWPV; encoded by the coding sequence GTGACGAATCAGCGCGCGCACGAGCGTCGAGAAGCCGGATCCTGGACCGCCCGCCTGTGGGCCGAGATCGACCGCACCCAGTTTGCGGCGACCCTCGAGCACCCGTTCATCACCGGGCTGACCGACGGGACGCTGCCGTCGGATGTGTTCGCGCACTACGTCGCTCAGGACATGCACTACCTGCGGGCGTACTCCCGCGCCCTGGCGATCGTGTCGGCCAAGGCAGCGCGGCCGGCCGACGCGGCGATGTTCGCCCGGCACTCGGCCGAGGTGTTCGACGTCGAGCTGGAACTGCACAACACCCTGCTGCCCCAGCTGGGCATCAGCATCGCCGACATCGACGCCGCCGTGGTCACCCCCACCACGCAGGCCTACACCAGCTATCTGCTCGCCACCGCCTACGGCGGCGGATTCGCCGACGGCGTGGCCGCCGTGCTGCCCTGCTATTGGATCTATGCGCAGGTGGGCACCGAGCTGCTGCGGCGCGGCTCCCCCGAACCGCGGTACCAGCTCTGGATCGACACCTACGGCGGCGACGAGTTCGCCGCCAGCGTCGCCGAGGTGCTCGACCTCACCGACCGGCTCGGCGCGACGCTGACACCGGCCGACGAGGCCACCGCGCGAGCGCATTTCGTCGCGACGTCACGGTATGAGTGGATGTTCTTCGATGCCGCCTACCGGCTGGAGAGCTGGCCGGTGTGA
- a CDS encoding class I adenylate-forming enzyme family protein, with protein MTDHELTSEPLTVPALLQRAARDFAAADYVVTPQDRLGYADAERRSAEAARWLLGHGVGKGSRVGLFFPNGVDWIVWWLAASRIGALVVPLSTLYTPAEIAKVLRLADVALLIAPTRVLHHDVADRLEAALPGLADAPSARLALPTAPFLRTVVLTEDTDRRWATRPRPESAVPAEILAAVQREVSPADPAIMVHTSGSTADPKGVIHTHGTLVRQTSTWPAAIHAITGQPVAPRILCAMPFFWIGGVLAAMGALHDSLTLLVLDRLDAATALDLVERERATGIVGWPAFTQKLREHPSFPDRDLSSVPMLRDGPVDIAMTDVPDGFPVHRTMSETAGGFAYTEMRIVDEDGRQVGSGDVGELWVRGIGVMAGYNKRERWETFDADGWYHTGDRVYRRDDDPRLFYVGRSSELIKAAGANVSPLEVEAVIAEFDEVAQCVVVGVEDAERGEQVCAVVVPNSAEADTADLERRAREQLSSYKVPSRWLVVTADQIPTLASGKLDRKTLRSWVIDQKLAGAG; from the coding sequence ATGACGGACCACGAGCTGACCTCGGAACCGCTCACCGTGCCGGCGCTGCTGCAGCGCGCGGCGCGCGACTTCGCCGCGGCCGACTATGTGGTGACCCCGCAGGACCGGCTCGGCTATGCGGACGCCGAGCGGCGCTCGGCCGAGGCGGCGCGCTGGCTTCTGGGCCACGGTGTCGGCAAGGGCAGCCGCGTCGGCTTGTTCTTCCCCAACGGGGTGGACTGGATCGTGTGGTGGCTGGCGGCGTCGCGCATCGGCGCGTTGGTGGTGCCGCTGAGCACGCTGTACACCCCGGCCGAGATCGCCAAGGTGCTGCGACTGGCCGACGTCGCCCTGCTGATCGCCCCGACCCGGGTGCTGCACCACGACGTTGCCGACCGTCTCGAGGCCGCCTTGCCCGGCCTGGCCGACGCACCTTCGGCGCGTCTGGCGCTGCCCACGGCGCCCTTTCTGCGTACCGTCGTGCTCACCGAAGACACCGATCGGCGCTGGGCCACCCGGCCCCGGCCGGAATCCGCAGTGCCGGCGGAGATTCTGGCGGCCGTGCAGCGCGAGGTCTCGCCCGCCGATCCGGCGATCATGGTGCACACCTCCGGCTCCACCGCGGACCCCAAGGGGGTGATTCACACCCATGGGACGCTGGTGCGGCAGACCTCCACGTGGCCCGCGGCCATCCATGCGATCACCGGGCAGCCGGTGGCACCGCGCATCCTGTGCGCCATGCCGTTCTTCTGGATCGGCGGGGTGCTGGCCGCGATGGGCGCCCTGCACGACTCGCTTACGCTGCTGGTGCTGGACCGCCTCGACGCCGCGACCGCCCTGGATCTCGTCGAACGCGAACGCGCCACCGGCATCGTCGGGTGGCCGGCGTTCACCCAGAAGCTGCGGGAACATCCGAGCTTCCCCGACCGGGACCTGAGCAGCGTCCCGATGCTGCGCGACGGGCCGGTCGACATCGCGATGACCGACGTGCCGGATGGATTCCCGGTCCACCGCACCATGTCGGAGACCGCCGGCGGCTTCGCCTACACCGAGATGAGGATCGTCGACGAGGACGGCCGACAGGTGGGCAGCGGCGACGTCGGTGAGCTGTGGGTGCGCGGAATCGGCGTGATGGCCGGCTACAACAAGCGGGAGCGCTGGGAGACCTTCGACGCCGACGGTTGGTATCACACCGGCGACCGCGTCTACCGGCGCGACGACGATCCGCGGTTGTTCTATGTCGGACGCAGCAGCGAACTGATCAAGGCGGCCGGAGCCAACGTGTCACCGCTGGAGGTCGAGGCCGTGATCGCGGAGTTCGACGAGGTGGCACAGTGCGTGGTCGTCGGGGTCGAGGACGCCGAGCGCGGCGAGCAGGTGTGCGCGGTGGTGGTTCCGAACTCGGCCGAGGCGGACACCGCCGACCTCGAGCGCCGCGCCCGCGAGCAGCTGTCCAGCTACAAGGTGCCCAGCCGGTGGCTGGTGGTCACCGCCGATCAGATCCCCACCCTGGCCAGCGGCAAACTGGATCGAAAAACGTTGCGGTCGTGGGTGATCGACCAGAAGTTGGCGGGCGCGGGTTGA